In Prosthecochloris sp. GSB1, the following proteins share a genomic window:
- a CDS encoding Ig-like domain-containing protein produces the protein MKALPFALCILFLCSCALDRPPTGGPRDEEPLQIIAADPEPSSVSITPERIRFSFNRYVTTAALRRAIVFSPPINDYNLKADGAEAEIVFNRPLDSDKTYSVTLNRSLRSSRGNELEQSYTYAFSTGPVINRGVIEGKVFSGDSRPVQGATVLAFSLTETGGETLDPTGQRPDYSVQTGRNGAFRLDYLAEGPYRLVAFQDKNSDLKIDQQSEPFGVGTNQVVETGSRNNLFRLADPRQAPVLRFCNAPADNILELSFDRSFPLDEFAALDITVLDTTKNSPVAMRGFFSTRNENRDITYRIVTETLSKNSGYRITCTPPSGLPSSVACRGSDNSERKPLAIDEFKPADGEMKAFLSQPVTGKEKTALIRCSVPVDPGSLRRSIRLYAVQGPTTVLPHEFRLRAIDARRFALQAEPAFRDEATYRIEIAMGNIEGLGGEKAPDSLLKSTFTVAGPDAYGEISGTVQGAQGTVIIEAVNLRNGQSGKTIVNGSASDLTPYRIGKVAPGDYLVNAFVSRAGTGNPLQEAWYPGDLFPFSPADRFTVSPDTVTVKKGWATENVMLEF, from the coding sequence ATGAAAGCGCTTCCGTTCGCCCTGTGCATCCTCTTTCTCTGTTCCTGCGCGCTGGACCGCCCTCCCACAGGCGGACCTCGCGACGAGGAACCGCTCCAGATCATCGCGGCCGATCCCGAACCGTCGTCGGTCAGCATCACGCCGGAACGCATCAGGTTCAGCTTCAACCGTTACGTCACCACAGCGGCGCTCCGCCGCGCCATTGTTTTTTCTCCTCCGATAAACGACTATAACCTGAAAGCCGACGGCGCCGAAGCGGAAATCGTTTTCAACCGGCCGCTGGACAGCGACAAAACCTATAGCGTCACGCTGAACCGCTCCCTGAGAAGCAGTCGGGGCAACGAGCTCGAACAGAGCTATACCTATGCATTCTCGACCGGACCGGTCATTAACCGCGGCGTAATAGAAGGCAAGGTTTTTTCCGGCGATTCGAGACCGGTCCAGGGAGCGACGGTGCTCGCCTTCTCCCTGACTGAAACCGGCGGCGAGACACTCGATCCGACGGGACAACGACCCGACTACAGCGTCCAGACCGGGCGAAACGGCGCATTCAGACTCGACTACCTCGCCGAGGGCCCCTACCGGCTGGTCGCCTTTCAGGACAAGAACAGCGACCTGAAAATAGATCAGCAAAGCGAACCGTTCGGCGTCGGCACGAACCAGGTTGTCGAAACAGGGTCCCGAAACAACCTCTTCCGGCTGGCCGACCCCCGGCAGGCTCCGGTTCTCCGCTTCTGCAACGCCCCGGCGGACAACATCCTCGAACTCTCCTTCGACCGGTCCTTTCCGCTCGACGAGTTCGCGGCGCTCGACATAACCGTTCTGGACACCACGAAAAACAGTCCCGTCGCGATGCGCGGCTTCTTCAGCACCAGAAACGAAAACCGCGACATCACTTACCGGATCGTGACCGAAACGCTCTCGAAGAATTCGGGCTACCGCATCACCTGCACGCCGCCGTCGGGTCTCCCCTCCAGCGTGGCATGCCGTGGAAGCGACAACAGTGAAAGGAAGCCACTCGCCATTGATGAATTCAAGCCGGCCGACGGCGAGATGAAGGCGTTTCTCTCCCAACCGGTCACCGGAAAGGAAAAAACCGCCCTCATACGATGCAGCGTCCCGGTCGATCCCGGCTCGCTGCGCCGCTCGATACGCCTGTACGCCGTGCAGGGACCAACAACAGTCCTGCCGCATGAATTCAGGCTCCGGGCAATCGACGCCCGGCGTTTCGCCCTGCAGGCGGAACCGGCCTTCCGCGACGAGGCCACCTACCGGATCGAAATAGCGATGGGAAACATCGAGGGACTCGGCGGTGAAAAAGCACCCGATTCCCTGCTGAAGAGCACCTTCACCGTAGCCGGCCCGGATGCGTACGGCGAGATCTCAGGCACGGTGCAGGGCGCACAAGGCACAGTCATCATCGAGGCGGTGAATCTCAGGAACGGCCAGTCGGGAAAAACCATCGTCAACGGTTCCGCCTCGGACCTCACGCCCTACCGCATCGGTAAGGTAGCGCCAGGAGACTACCTCGTCAACGCGTTCGTTTCCCGCGCCGGGACAGGAAATCCCTTGCAGGAGGCCTGGTATCCCGGCGACCTCTTCCCGTTCAGCCCGGCAGACCGTTTCACCGTCAGTCCCGACACCGTAACCGTCAAAAAAGGGTGGGCGACGGAAAACGTGATGCTGGAATTCTGA